One genomic region from Halorussus rarus encodes:
- a CDS encoding CehA/McbA family metallohydrolase: MFTVDLHTHTRFFHGVPALGRAYDPVGARLLAAAASYRGLDAVVTTNHDYYREFDFGGDPVAVLPGIEVTTTRGHALVVGPNPPASTPEGELSPSRVVELAHDRGCAAVIAHPFRNSTVREADADFDAVEVNGKGTDPPEWVEQLARERDLPLVGGSDAHYPVEVGRAYTEVEADELTPESVAAAIRDGRVRPKVDRSPSQQLLRRAYQAIHSQKGWLEHPAPEPPGLGTPPGETENAPPPRESR, from the coding sequence GTGTTCACCGTCGACCTGCACACGCACACGCGGTTCTTCCACGGCGTCCCCGCGCTCGGCCGGGCCTACGACCCCGTCGGCGCGCGCCTGCTGGCGGCGGCCGCGAGCTACCGGGGGCTCGACGCGGTCGTCACGACCAACCACGACTACTACCGCGAGTTCGACTTCGGCGGCGACCCGGTCGCGGTCCTGCCCGGCATCGAGGTGACCACCACGCGCGGACACGCGCTCGTCGTCGGCCCGAACCCGCCGGCGTCGACGCCGGAGGGCGAACTGTCGCCGAGTCGGGTGGTCGAACTGGCCCACGACCGGGGGTGCGCCGCGGTCATCGCCCATCCGTTCCGCAACAGCACGGTCCGGGAGGCCGACGCCGACTTCGACGCGGTCGAGGTCAACGGCAAGGGGACCGACCCGCCCGAGTGGGTCGAGCAGCTGGCCCGCGAGCGCGACCTGCCGCTCGTCGGCGGAAGCGACGCCCACTACCCGGTCGAGGTCGGTCGGGCCTACACCGAGGTCGAGGCGGACGAACTCACGCCCGAGAGCGTCGCCGCCGCGATTCGAGACGGTCGGGTCAGGCCGAAGGTCGACCGGAGCCCCTCCCAGCAGTTGCTCCGCCGGGCCTACCAGGCGATTCACAGTCAGAAAGGCTGGCTGGAGCATCCCGCTCCCGAACCGCCGGGGCTCGGCACGCCGCCGGGCGAGACCGAGAACGCGCCGCCGCCCCGGGAGTCGCGGTGA
- the msrB gene encoding peptide-methionine (R)-S-oxide reductase MsrB, whose translation MSEKGKAKADDLPDSDEEWRDRLSDEEYRVLREAGTERPFSGEHVDRKDDGSYACAGCGAELFDSETKYDSGCGWPSFYDADDDRIETRRDTSKGMDRVEVLCAECGGHLGHVFEDGPEPTGKRYCINSVALDFEDEDGSSAD comes from the coding sequence ATGAGCGAGAAAGGCAAAGCGAAGGCCGACGACCTGCCCGACTCCGACGAGGAGTGGCGCGACCGGCTGAGCGACGAGGAGTACCGCGTCCTCCGGGAGGCCGGGACCGAGCGACCCTTCTCGGGCGAGCACGTCGACCGGAAGGACGACGGCAGCTACGCCTGCGCCGGCTGCGGCGCGGAGCTGTTCGATTCGGAGACCAAGTACGACTCGGGCTGCGGCTGGCCGAGCTTCTACGACGCCGACGACGACCGCATCGAGACCCGGCGGGACACCAGCAAGGGGATGGACCGGGTCGAGGTGCTGTGCGCGGAGTGCGGCGGCCACCTCGGCCACGTGTTCGAGGACGGGCCGGAGCCGACCGGCAAGCGCTACTGCATCAACTCGGTCGCGCTGGACTTCGAGGACGAGGACGGTTCGAGCGCCGACTGA
- a CDS encoding PAS domain S-box protein, with translation MGTSGSPQHTLAETLGVFTRRDTPETPLTTAEIADALDCTTGTAASNLETLAERGELQSKAVGSDGRVWWRPSRFTRTERTNTGAALEHTQFHELVEAVTDYAIFVLDADGVVQTWNDGAKQIKGYDEGEIAGEHFSTFYTDADREAGIPERNLDEAERNGRVEDEGWRVRRDGARFWANVTITALYDDDDELQGFMKVTRDMTERHEYEQRLREQKERFETLVREVKDYAIFLLDADGVVQTWNEGARQLKGYDEDEIVGEHFSTFYTDADREAGRPERNLAAAAEEGRTEDEGERVRKDGARFWANVTITALYDDEGDVRGFAKVTRDMTERHEYEQRLREQRDELDELDQINAVIRDIDQALVAATSREEIEQAVCDRLAASSTYSAAWTAEYTDGYTDITPRAWAGISENYLDAIRTADDAEDMEKGVGTTALETGTVQPVQRLGSDPEGEPWRETSVAEGYGSAVTVPLAHDGVEYGVLTVYAETRSAFDERKVAVLGELGETVSHAIAAIRRKEREQTLTALQESTHELLQTGTPEGVSDIIAEMLTRDIALDDAAVYGFDDSEGVLEPISSSVRSGGELEELSPIPAGSGSPVWTAFAEGETRLVASGVAATDPDDYRSMAVSLGDHGTLVVGAADNETFDGKMQRLVELVAATTEAALERTDRERRLQRQNDRLDSFASMLAHELRNPVTIGQIYGQQLPEEAAPDAVDYVTEAFDRIERMIDIMLVLTRGRKAVGERTPTSLDDVARGVWDDIGAPDATLDVELERTIRTDETYVRHLFRNLLENAVEHGGSDVAVTVGELPTGFYVADDGEGISPDDRRKVFEEGYTTAAEQGGTGLGLAFVAELVDVYDWDCRVTESEAGGARFEFTNVHDDSHN, from the coding sequence ATGGGAACGTCAGGGTCGCCGCAACACACACTCGCGGAGACGCTTGGCGTGTTCACTCGGCGGGACACCCCCGAAACTCCGCTCACGACGGCCGAGATCGCCGACGCGCTGGACTGCACGACGGGCACGGCCGCCAGCAACCTCGAAACCCTCGCCGAGCGGGGGGAACTCCAGTCCAAAGCGGTCGGGTCCGACGGTCGCGTCTGGTGGCGACCGTCCCGATTCACCCGAACCGAGCGGACGAACACGGGCGCCGCGCTCGAGCACACGCAGTTCCACGAACTGGTCGAAGCCGTGACCGACTACGCCATCTTCGTCCTCGACGCCGACGGCGTCGTCCAGACGTGGAACGACGGCGCGAAGCAGATAAAGGGCTACGACGAGGGCGAGATCGCCGGCGAGCACTTCTCGACCTTCTACACCGACGCGGACCGCGAGGCGGGCATCCCCGAGCGGAATCTCGACGAGGCCGAGCGGAACGGGCGCGTCGAGGACGAGGGCTGGCGCGTCCGGAGGGACGGCGCCCGGTTCTGGGCCAACGTCACCATCACCGCGCTGTACGACGACGATGACGAACTCCAGGGGTTCATGAAGGTCACCCGGGACATGACCGAGCGCCACGAGTACGAACAACGGCTCCGCGAGCAGAAGGAGCGGTTCGAGACCCTCGTACGCGAGGTCAAGGACTACGCCATCTTCCTGCTCGACGCCGACGGCGTCGTCCAGACGTGGAACGAGGGTGCGAGACAGCTCAAGGGCTACGACGAGGACGAGATCGTCGGCGAGCACTTCTCGACCTTCTACACCGATGCGGACCGCGAGGCGGGCCGCCCCGAGCGGAACCTCGCGGCCGCCGCCGAGGAGGGACGGACCGAGGACGAGGGCGAGCGCGTCCGGAAGGACGGCGCCCGGTTCTGGGCCAACGTCACCATCACCGCGCTGTACGACGACGAGGGCGACGTCCGGGGGTTCGCGAAGGTCACCCGGGACATGACCGAGCGCCACGAGTACGAACAGCGGCTCCGCGAGCAGCGCGACGAACTGGACGAACTCGACCAGATCAACGCCGTCATCCGGGACATCGACCAGGCACTCGTCGCGGCGACGTCGCGCGAGGAGATCGAGCAGGCGGTGTGCGACCGGCTGGCCGCGTCCAGCACGTACTCGGCCGCGTGGACGGCGGAGTACACCGACGGTTACACGGACATCACGCCCCGCGCGTGGGCCGGCATCAGCGAGAACTACCTCGACGCGATCCGGACCGCGGACGACGCCGAGGACATGGAGAAGGGCGTCGGCACGACCGCGCTCGAGACCGGGACGGTCCAGCCCGTCCAGCGGCTGGGCAGCGATCCCGAGGGCGAACCGTGGCGCGAGACCTCGGTCGCGGAGGGCTACGGGTCGGCGGTCACGGTCCCGCTCGCGCACGACGGAGTCGAGTACGGCGTGCTGACGGTGTACGCGGAGACCCGGTCCGCCTTCGACGAGCGCAAGGTAGCCGTCCTGGGAGAGCTGGGCGAGACGGTCAGCCACGCCATCGCCGCGATACGGCGCAAGGAGCGCGAGCAGACGCTCACCGCGCTCCAGGAATCGACGCACGAGTTGCTCCAAACGGGAACTCCGGAGGGGGTCAGCGACATCATCGCCGAGATGCTCACCCGGGACATCGCGCTGGACGATGCTGCCGTGTACGGTTTCGACGATTCGGAGGGCGTTCTCGAACCGATAAGTTCGTCGGTCCGGTCCGGGGGAGAACTCGAGGAGCTATCGCCGATTCCCGCCGGGTCGGGCTCGCCCGTCTGGACGGCCTTCGCGGAAGGCGAGACCAGACTCGTCGCGTCCGGCGTGGCGGCGACCGACCCCGACGACTACCGGTCGATGGCCGTCTCCCTCGGTGACCACGGCACACTCGTCGTCGGCGCGGCCGACAACGAGACGTTCGACGGGAAGATGCAGCGACTCGTGGAACTCGTCGCGGCGACCACGGAGGCCGCGCTCGAACGGACCGACCGCGAGCGCCGGCTCCAGCGCCAGAACGACCGGCTGGACAGCTTCGCCAGCATGCTGGCCCACGAGCTGCGCAACCCCGTCACTATCGGCCAGATATACGGCCAGCAGCTCCCCGAGGAGGCGGCGCCGGACGCCGTCGACTACGTCACCGAGGCGTTCGACCGCATCGAGCGGATGATCGACATCATGCTCGTGCTGACCCGGGGCCGCAAGGCGGTCGGCGAGCGGACCCCGACGTCGCTCGACGACGTTGCGCGCGGCGTGTGGGACGACATCGGCGCGCCCGACGCGACGCTCGACGTCGAACTCGAACGCACGATACGGACCGACGAGACGTACGTCCGCCACCTGTTTCGGAACTTACTGGAGAACGCGGTCGAGCACGGCGGCTCGGACGTCGCCGTCACGGTCGGGGAACTCCCAACCGGATTCTACGTCGCCGACGACGGGGAGGGCATCTCCCCCGACGACCGCCGGAAGGTGTTCGAGGAGGGCTACACCACCGCGGCCGAGCAGGGCGGTACCGGGCTCGGGCTGGCGTTCGTCGCGGAGCTGGTCGACGTGTACGACTGGGACTGCCGGGTGACCGAGAGCGAGGCGGGCGGCGCGCGCTTCGAGTTTACGAACGTCCACGACGACTCGCACAACTAA
- a CDS encoding ZIP family metal transporter, producing the protein MQGLAGGVVIAAMNTLGAALIVAWPDPSDRALDGTLGFAAGVMLSASFTSLLLPGIEAASEPGYRALSVGGVELAGVLPVLLGFALGVLLLDRADQWVPHVHVVITGRGGAAADETRADEAQSEADDTRRSDSFETSADAEPRIEEDTATGRERLAPDDARTASVLLFIVAITIHNMPEGLAVGVSFGSGNVGDALVLMLAIGVQNVPEGLAVSVAAANAGFGSLAYAAFAGVRAGLVEIPLAVLGAVAVGLAAPVLPYAMGFAAGAMLFVISDEIVPETHARGHERVATLGTMLGVAVMLYLDIVLG; encoded by the coding sequence ATGCAGGGGCTGGCCGGCGGCGTCGTCATCGCGGCGATGAACACCCTGGGCGCCGCGCTGATCGTGGCCTGGCCCGACCCCTCCGACCGGGCGCTCGACGGGACGCTCGGATTCGCCGCGGGCGTGATGCTGTCGGCGAGCTTCACCAGCCTCCTCCTGCCGGGCATCGAGGCGGCGTCCGAGCCCGGGTACCGGGCCCTCTCGGTCGGCGGAGTCGAACTGGCCGGCGTCCTCCCGGTGCTGCTGGGCTTCGCGCTCGGCGTCCTCCTGCTCGACCGGGCCGACCAGTGGGTGCCCCACGTCCACGTGGTCATCACCGGCCGGGGCGGCGCCGCGGCCGACGAGACGCGGGCGGACGAGGCGCAGTCGGAGGCCGACGACACCCGGCGGAGCGACAGCTTCGAGACGTCGGCCGACGCCGAACCCCGCATCGAGGAGGACACCGCGACCGGGCGGGAGCGACTCGCCCCCGACGACGCCCGGACCGCCTCGGTCCTGCTGTTCATCGTCGCCATCACCATCCACAACATGCCCGAGGGGCTCGCGGTGGGCGTGAGCTTCGGGTCGGGGAACGTCGGCGACGCGCTCGTGCTGATGCTTGCCATCGGCGTCCAGAACGTCCCGGAGGGGCTGGCGGTGTCGGTCGCCGCGGCCAACGCCGGGTTCGGGTCGCTGGCCTACGCCGCGTTCGCGGGCGTCCGGGCCGGTCTCGTCGAGATCCCGCTGGCGGTGCTCGGCGCGGTCGCGGTGGGGCTCGCCGCGCCGGTGCTCCCCTACGCGATGGGGTTCGCGGCCGGCGCGATGCTGTTCGTCATCAGCGACGAGATCGTGCCCGAGACCCACGCCCGGGGCCACGAGCGCGTCGCCACCCTCGGCACGATGCTCGGGGTCGCGGTGATGCTGTACCTCGACATCGTGCTCGGGTGA
- a CDS encoding pyridoxamine 5'-phosphate oxidase family protein gives MEHVEYVYTFGMTDAELDDRLRAGEAGVLSLADGGDAYGVPVGYHFDGESLLVRLGDSEGSTKMEYLDATETATLVVYEKESDEESWSVVVRGTPRELPPKPDAEVNEEFEPFRLFDEDIEDVEAAIYELEMDEVTGRRTD, from the coding sequence ATGGAGCACGTCGAGTACGTCTACACGTTCGGGATGACCGACGCGGAACTGGACGACCGCCTCCGGGCGGGCGAGGCGGGCGTCCTGTCGCTCGCCGACGGCGGCGACGCCTACGGCGTCCCGGTCGGCTACCACTTCGACGGCGAGTCGCTACTCGTCAGGCTCGGCGACAGCGAGGGCAGCACGAAGATGGAGTACCTCGACGCGACCGAGACTGCCACGCTGGTCGTCTACGAGAAGGAGAGCGACGAGGAGTCCTGGAGCGTCGTGGTCCGCGGGACGCCCCGTGAGCTACCGCCGAAGCCCGACGCCGAGGTCAACGAGGAGTTCGAGCCGTTCCGGCTCTTCGACGAGGACATCGAGGACGTCGAGGCGGCGATCTACGAGCTGGAGATGGACGAGGTGACCGGACGGCGGACCGACTGA
- a CDS encoding SDR family NAD(P)-dependent oxidoreductase, producing MDGLTAVVTGASRGIGEAVARRFAAEGARVVACAREEDALDAAVDDIAGEGGDIEGMRADVRDEYDVERLMETAARRSDDGIDVAVACAGVYHGDPGETPLADDAYSAFDDSFRTNARGVFAAVKEALPHLADGARVLVPSGAVARDAQSGYGSYAVSKAAAEAVVRQFAVEVDPVVAVVDPGTVATDLTGGRGRDPGDAADLVFWAATDAPAEDLDGGVVGLKEFQQATA from the coding sequence ATGGACGGACTGACAGCGGTCGTGACCGGCGCGAGCCGGGGCATCGGCGAGGCGGTCGCCCGGCGGTTCGCCGCGGAGGGCGCGAGGGTCGTGGCCTGCGCACGGGAGGAGGACGCGCTCGACGCGGCGGTCGACGACATCGCGGGGGAGGGCGGCGACATCGAAGGGATGCGGGCGGACGTCCGCGACGAGTACGACGTCGAGCGCCTGATGGAGACCGCGGCCCGCCGGAGCGACGACGGCATCGACGTCGCTGTCGCCTGCGCGGGCGTCTACCACGGCGATCCCGGCGAGACGCCGCTGGCCGACGACGCCTACTCGGCGTTCGACGACTCGTTCCGGACGAACGCCCGGGGCGTCTTCGCCGCGGTCAAGGAGGCGCTGCCGCACCTCGCCGACGGAGCGCGTGTGCTGGTCCCCTCCGGCGCGGTGGCGCGGGATGCGCAATCGGGGTACGGCTCGTACGCGGTCTCGAAGGCGGCGGCCGAGGCGGTCGTGCGGCAGTTCGCCGTCGAGGTCGACCCCGTGGTGGCCGTCGTCGACCCCGGAACCGTGGCGACGGACCTGACCGGCGGACGGGGCCGGGACCCCGGGGACGCCGCAGACCTCGTGTTCTGGGCCGCGACCGACGCCCCCGCCGAGGACCTCGACGGCGGGGTCGTCGGCCTGAAGGAGTTCCAGCAGGCGACGGCGTAA
- a CDS encoding ZIP family metal transporter: protein MRLSRLGLVGPLALLALTPLALGAGLTKVVAIAWIAFAAMGGAAFLGERAGATTDAGRLVWGYGLASGAMITSAAVFIVPGAIGHHPKFGGFGIAAGVLAGFSAHTLGHRAMHADLPFDHTAVELTAHSLSAGAIIGLVYGNMTDVGYLLGLAIVSHKGPAGYAAADRLRRAGKPVTMLLLPAAGVGLTAIPAALLSLPSSAPVNAVVFGFAAGVFLHVAMDFLPRCELGGEVYEVAQVTDDAHELLDRLRAQAVASTGLGATVVFVAWLALRGGA from the coding sequence ATGCGACTATCGCGCCTCGGCCTCGTCGGTCCGCTCGCACTCCTGGCCCTCACGCCGCTCGCGCTCGGGGCGGGCCTGACGAAGGTCGTCGCCATCGCGTGGATCGCGTTCGCCGCGATGGGCGGGGCGGCGTTCCTCGGCGAGCGCGCCGGGGCGACGACCGACGCCGGGCGACTCGTCTGGGGCTACGGGCTCGCCAGCGGCGCGATGATAACCAGCGCGGCGGTGTTCATCGTGCCCGGCGCCATCGGCCACCATCCGAAGTTCGGCGGGTTCGGCATCGCCGCGGGCGTGCTCGCGGGCTTCTCGGCCCACACGCTGGGCCACCGGGCGATGCACGCCGACCTGCCGTTCGACCACACCGCCGTGGAACTCACCGCCCACTCGCTGTCGGCGGGGGCCATCATCGGCCTCGTCTACGGCAACATGACCGACGTCGGCTACCTGCTCGGCCTCGCCATCGTCTCCCACAAGGGGCCGGCGGGCTACGCCGCGGCCGACCGGCTCCGGCGGGCCGGCAAGCCGGTCACGATGCTGCTGCTCCCGGCCGCGGGGGTCGGCCTCACCGCGATTCCGGCCGCGCTACTCAGCCTCCCCAGCAGTGCCCCCGTCAACGCGGTCGTCTTCGGCTTCGCCGCCGGGGTGTTCCTCCACGTCGCGATGGACTTCCTGCCGCGGTGCGAGCTCGGCGGCGAGGTGTACGAGGTCGCGCAGGTGACCGACGACGCCCACGAACTGCTCGACCGGCTCCGCGCGCAGGCGGTGGCGAGCACGGGACTGGGCGCGACCGTCGTGTTCGTCGCGTGGCTGGCGCTGCGCGGCGGGGCGTGA
- a CDS encoding Vms1/Ankzf1 family peptidyl-tRNA hydrolase, with the protein MDIEDYERHERIERVEDAEATADDLLTVAVPPDRTVGEALERVEEDRAESEFIEEESEDAAYLDALEAARGVLQHRDSTPENGLVVYAGVVDGEVVEYVFDDLPSPVSEFVYERGNEFRTDVLDAAAGASKTFGLLVVERGGAALGLTENDDVQVIETFESDVMGKTKAGGQSAQRFERERERQKEEFFESVGEEARRAFLGEHDDESASASSDVDGLLLGGTDVTVDDFREGDHLDYRLEEMLVGDPVSVEYASEQGLHQLVEKASDRIEDAERREMREALDRFFDALDAGNAGGAGGDADGDGSAGDDVVYGREAVDEALEYDAVETALVSADLPFEAVRDVQERATEEGGDCVVVPTDFDGGRRFDEAFGGMAAILRFPIE; encoded by the coding sequence ATGGACATCGAAGACTACGAGCGACACGAGCGAATCGAGCGCGTCGAAGACGCCGAAGCGACCGCGGACGACCTGCTGACCGTCGCGGTTCCGCCCGACCGCACGGTCGGCGAGGCCCTCGAACGCGTCGAGGAGGACCGCGCGGAGTCGGAGTTCATCGAGGAGGAGAGCGAGGACGCGGCGTACCTCGACGCGCTGGAGGCCGCTCGCGGCGTGCTCCAGCACCGCGATTCGACGCCCGAGAACGGACTGGTCGTCTACGCCGGCGTGGTCGACGGCGAGGTCGTCGAGTACGTCTTCGACGACCTGCCGTCGCCGGTCTCGGAGTTCGTCTACGAGCGCGGCAACGAGTTCCGGACCGACGTGCTCGACGCGGCGGCCGGCGCCTCGAAGACGTTCGGCCTGCTCGTCGTCGAGCGCGGCGGCGCGGCGCTCGGCCTGACCGAGAACGACGACGTGCAGGTCATCGAGACGTTCGAGAGCGACGTGATGGGCAAGACCAAGGCCGGCGGCCAGTCGGCCCAGCGGTTCGAGCGCGAGCGCGAGCGACAGAAGGAGGAGTTCTTCGAGTCGGTCGGCGAGGAGGCCCGACGCGCGTTCCTGGGCGAACACGACGACGAGTCGGCGAGCGCGTCCAGCGACGTCGACGGCCTCCTGCTGGGGGGCACGGACGTGACGGTCGACGACTTCCGGGAGGGCGACCACCTCGACTACCGGCTCGAGGAGATGCTGGTCGGCGACCCGGTGTCGGTCGAGTACGCCTCCGAGCAGGGGCTCCACCAGCTCGTCGAGAAGGCCAGCGACCGCATCGAGGACGCCGAGCGCCGGGAGATGCGCGAGGCGCTCGACCGGTTCTTCGACGCGCTCGACGCCGGGAACGCCGGCGGCGCGGGCGGCGACGCCGACGGCGATGGCTCCGCCGGCGACGACGTGGTCTACGGCCGCGAGGCGGTCGACGAGGCCCTGGAGTACGACGCGGTCGAGACCGCGCTGGTGTCGGCCGACCTCCCGTTCGAGGCGGTCCGGGACGTCCAGGAGCGGGCGACCGAGGAGGGCGGCGACTGCGTGGTCGTGCCGACCGACTTCGACGGGGGCCGGCGGTTCGACGAGGCCTTCGGTGGGATGGCCGCCATCCTGCGGTTCCCAATCGAGTAG
- a CDS encoding DUF1611 domain-containing protein, translating to MRVAVLAHEKFPDRAKTAVGLLRYSDYQVEAVLDRDNAGSRVSDFVPDVQNAPVVAEMADVPEVDALIIGIAPIGGGFDESWRSDVTAALERGCDLISGLHYFLEDDEEFAGLAAENGCDVWDVRNPPDDLTVAQGIADEVDAEVVLTVGTDCSVGKMTATVELLEAARERGVDAGFIPTGQTGIMIEGWGTPVDRVVSDFAAGAVEEMILERGDEYDYLFVEGQGSIVHPAYSPVTDAILHGSMADALVLCHEAGREVVHGYESFDLPPIPEYVDLYEDLARPVHETEVVAGALNTRTVDDDAAARDAVATFADELDAPATDPVRFDPDEVLDALL from the coding sequence ATGAGAGTCGCCGTACTCGCCCACGAGAAGTTCCCCGACCGCGCGAAGACCGCGGTCGGGCTGCTCCGGTACTCCGACTACCAGGTCGAGGCCGTGCTCGACCGCGACAACGCCGGGTCCCGGGTCTCGGACTTCGTGCCGGACGTCCAGAACGCGCCCGTCGTCGCCGAGATGGCCGACGTCCCCGAGGTCGACGCGCTCATCATCGGTATCGCGCCCATCGGCGGCGGCTTCGACGAGTCGTGGCGCTCGGACGTGACCGCCGCGCTCGAGCGGGGCTGCGACCTGATATCGGGGCTCCACTACTTCCTGGAGGACGACGAGGAGTTCGCGGGTCTCGCCGCGGAGAACGGTTGCGACGTCTGGGACGTCCGGAACCCGCCGGACGACCTGACCGTCGCACAGGGGATCGCCGACGAGGTCGACGCCGAAGTCGTCCTGACCGTGGGCACCGACTGCTCGGTCGGGAAGATGACCGCCACCGTCGAACTGCTGGAGGCCGCCCGCGAGCGCGGGGTCGACGCCGGCTTCATCCCCACGGGACAGACCGGCATCATGATCGAGGGGTGGGGCACGCCCGTCGACCGGGTCGTCTCGGACTTCGCGGCCGGCGCGGTCGAGGAGATGATACTGGAGCGGGGCGACGAGTACGACTACCTGTTCGTCGAGGGACAGGGGAGCATCGTCCACCCTGCCTACTCGCCGGTGACCGACGCCATCCTCCACGGGTCGATGGCCGACGCGCTCGTGCTCTGCCACGAGGCGGGCCGGGAGGTCGTCCACGGCTACGAGAGCTTCGACCTGCCGCCGATTCCGGAGTACGTCGACCTCTACGAGGACCTCGCCCGGCCGGTCCACGAGACCGAGGTGGTCGCCGGCGCGCTCAACACCAGGACGGTCGACGACGACGCGGCGGCCCGCGACGCGGTAGCGACCTTCGCCGACGAACTCGACGCGCCCGCGACCGACCCGGTCCGGTTCGACCCCGACGAGGTGTTGGACGCGCTACTATGA
- a CDS encoding metal-dependent hydrolase yields MFRPGHYGVALALYAPVGGWLLAAGYPSAAVAGGAGVLWLTMLPDWDTRLPLVDHRGPTHTLPFVALVAGVAWLIVGTVADATAPALGLAGAAAGPVSLRAFAAGVAALAVLAHLAADLLTPMGVAVLWPLSGRRYSLSVTTADSAVWNYALFALGVFATAAAAYLGAELLAGAPAR; encoded by the coding sequence ATGTTCAGGCCGGGCCACTACGGCGTGGCGCTCGCGCTGTACGCCCCCGTCGGCGGCTGGCTGCTCGCTGCCGGCTACCCGTCGGCCGCGGTCGCGGGCGGCGCCGGCGTCCTCTGGCTGACGATGCTGCCCGACTGGGACACCAGGCTCCCGCTCGTCGACCACCGCGGGCCGACCCACACCCTCCCGTTCGTCGCGCTGGTGGCGGGCGTCGCCTGGCTCATCGTCGGTACGGTCGCCGACGCGACCGCACCCGCACTGGGTCTCGCCGGCGCCGCGGCGGGACCGGTGTCGCTCCGGGCGTTCGCCGCCGGCGTCGCGGCGCTGGCCGTCCTCGCGCACCTCGCGGCCGACCTGCTGACGCCGATGGGCGTGGCGGTGCTGTGGCCCCTCTCCGGGCGGCGCTACTCGCTGTCGGTGACCACCGCCGACAGCGCGGTCTGGAACTACGCGCTGTTCGCGCTGGGCGTCTTCGCGACCGCCGCGGCGGCGTACCTCGGCGCGGAGCTGCTGGCGGGCGCGCCGGCGCGGTAA
- a CDS encoding pyridoxamine 5'-phosphate oxidase family protein yields MSNPVPAEVEELLTSEPLMAHFATCSGGNPHVAPVWYHYDDGAIEVLTIGRKLSNVRENPRVAVSVQKDEGGQARWMVTLRGTATVVEDEDETRAAAGRINPKYGADGDEYPENVLVRVDVGSASYQTY; encoded by the coding sequence ATGTCGAATCCGGTCCCCGCGGAGGTCGAGGAACTGCTGACCAGCGAACCGCTGATGGCCCACTTCGCCACCTGCTCGGGCGGGAACCCCCACGTCGCGCCGGTGTGGTACCACTACGACGACGGCGCGATAGAGGTGCTCACGATCGGCCGGAAGCTCTCGAACGTCCGGGAGAACCCGCGGGTCGCGGTGTCGGTCCAGAAGGACGAGGGCGGGCAGGCCCGGTGGATGGTCACCCTCCGGGGGACCGCCACCGTCGTCGAGGACGAGGACGAGACCCGCGCGGCGGCCGGGCGCATCAACCCGAAGTACGGCGCGGACGGGGACGAGTACCCCGAGAACGTGCTGGTCCGGGTCGACGTCGGGTCGGCGAGCTACCAGACGTACTGA